From the Bacillus tuaregi genome, one window contains:
- the rpoN gene encoding RNA polymerase factor sigma-54: protein MSMKAGLWQQQTMKLSMTQELTQAIALLQYSTQELMEFLENKAIENPLLQIEPGSIQSVDPRYDSVKKVKKSLREDKHNWLEQMAKNETTLADYLLAQLDLRSYNESLKKTILFLINSLDENGYLHIALDEVADILAVPQPVAEKALETIQALEPPGVGARNLQECLLLQLKYNRDEDKLAYRILSDYFLLFAEKKWRLIVKQLEIEMKQIQEVFDEVQALNPRPGSDYSSEPSAYIIPDLMIKWDGEAFSVQMLDESLPKIQFNEGYYQKFHANGDAKVKRFLQEKQQDYHWIMKSIEQRKETLLRVALKMIEKQPEFFKHGKEYLKPMTMKEISEELEIHESTVSRAVREKYAQTVFGTIELKSLFSSTIKTNSSQDASSVQVKKEMAQMIEAEDKQKPLSDQDLASLLEEQKGIVVSRRTIAKYRDQLGIPSSSKRKRFG, encoded by the coding sequence ATGAGTATGAAGGCAGGATTATGGCAGCAGCAAACGATGAAATTATCCATGACTCAGGAATTAACCCAGGCGATTGCCTTGTTGCAGTATTCCACCCAGGAATTAATGGAATTTCTCGAAAATAAGGCAATCGAAAACCCGCTTCTGCAAATCGAACCTGGGAGCATTCAATCCGTAGACCCTCGATATGATTCTGTTAAAAAGGTAAAAAAGTCCTTACGTGAGGATAAACACAATTGGCTCGAGCAAATGGCAAAAAATGAAACCACCTTAGCGGACTATTTATTAGCCCAATTAGATTTACGATCCTACAATGAAAGTCTAAAAAAGACGATTCTTTTTTTAATTAACAGCCTAGATGAAAACGGTTACTTACATATCGCTCTAGATGAAGTAGCCGATATTTTAGCTGTACCACAGCCAGTAGCAGAAAAGGCGTTAGAAACCATTCAGGCGCTGGAGCCTCCTGGGGTTGGCGCGAGAAACCTGCAGGAATGTCTGCTTTTACAGCTTAAATATAACCGTGATGAGGATAAATTAGCCTATCGAATCCTTTCCGACTATTTTCTATTATTTGCTGAAAAAAAGTGGCGTTTGATTGTGAAGCAGTTAGAGATAGAAATGAAGCAGATTCAGGAGGTTTTTGATGAGGTGCAGGCCTTAAACCCGAGACCAGGCTCGGATTATTCCTCAGAGCCATCGGCCTACATTATTCCTGATTTGATGATAAAATGGGATGGTGAAGCATTTTCTGTTCAAATGCTCGATGAGTCCCTGCCGAAAATTCAGTTTAATGAAGGCTATTATCAAAAATTTCATGCGAATGGTGATGCGAAGGTCAAGCGTTTTCTGCAGGAAAAACAGCAGGATTATCACTGGATTATGAAAAGCATAGAGCAGCGCAAAGAAACCTTGCTAAGGGTAGCTCTAAAAATGATTGAAAAACAGCCTGAATTTTTCAAGCATGGGAAGGAATACTTAAAGCCGATGACCATGAAGGAAATTTCTGAGGAGCTGGAGATTCATGAATCAACTGTAAGCCGGGCAGTGAGAGAAAAATATGCCCAAACGGTCTTTGGGACAATTGAATTAAAATCATTATTTTCCAGTACCATCAAAACAAACTCTAGCCAGGATGCTTCATCTGTTCAGGTGAAAAAGGAAATGGCTCAGATGATTGAAGCGGAGGATAAGCAAAAACCGCTTTCAGATCAGGATTTAGCTTCCCTTTTGGAGGAGCAGAAAGGCATCGTTGTTTCAAGAAGAACAATTGCCAAGTATCGTGATCAATTAGGAATTCCCTCCTCCTCGAAAAGAAAACGGTTCGGATGA
- the eno gene encoding phosphopyruvate hydratase: MPYIQHVYAREVLDSRGNPTVEVEVLTESGFFGRALVPSGASTGEYEAVELRDGDKGRYLGKGVLKAVENVNDVIAEEIIGMDVTDQVGIDQAMIELDGTENKGKLGANAILGVSMAVAHAAAESVGLPLYRYFGGVNAKQLPTPMMNIINGGSHADNNVDFQEFMILPVGAPSFKESIRMGAEVFHALKKVLSGKGLNTAVGDEGGFAPNLGSNREALEVIIEAIKAAGYEPGKDIALGMDVASSEFFNKETGKYDLAGEGRTGLSSAEMVDFYEELCNEFPIISIEDGLDENDWEGHKLLTDRIGNKVQLVGDDLFVTNTKKLAEGIEKGISNSILIKVNQIGTLTETFDAIEMAKRAGYTAVVSHRSGETEDATIADIAVATNAGQIKTGSMSRTDRIAKYNQLLRIEDELGEQAVYAGIKSFYNLKK, from the coding sequence ATGCCATACATCCAACATGTTTATGCTCGTGAAGTACTTGATTCCCGTGGTAACCCAACCGTTGAAGTAGAAGTTTTAACAGAATCAGGATTTTTTGGACGTGCGTTAGTACCATCTGGTGCATCAACTGGTGAATACGAAGCCGTTGAGCTTCGTGACGGAGACAAAGGACGTTACCTTGGTAAAGGTGTTCTGAAAGCCGTTGAAAATGTAAACGACGTAATCGCTGAAGAAATCATCGGCATGGACGTAACAGACCAAGTGGGCATCGACCAAGCGATGATCGAATTAGACGGAACTGAAAACAAAGGCAAATTAGGTGCCAACGCGATCCTTGGTGTATCTATGGCTGTTGCACACGCTGCTGCTGAATCTGTAGGTCTTCCTTTATACCGTTATTTCGGTGGTGTGAACGCGAAGCAACTTCCAACTCCAATGATGAACATCATCAACGGTGGTTCTCACGCTGATAACAACGTAGACTTCCAAGAGTTTATGATTCTTCCTGTTGGAGCTCCTTCTTTCAAGGAATCGATTCGTATGGGTGCAGAAGTATTCCATGCCCTGAAGAAGGTTCTTTCTGGTAAAGGCTTAAATACAGCTGTGGGTGATGAAGGTGGATTCGCTCCAAACCTTGGATCTAACCGTGAAGCATTAGAAGTAATCATCGAAGCAATCAAAGCGGCTGGCTATGAGCCAGGCAAAGATATTGCTCTAGGCATGGACGTTGCTTCTTCTGAGTTCTTCAACAAAGAAACTGGCAAATATGATCTTGCTGGTGAAGGACGTACTGGCTTATCTTCAGCAGAAATGGTTGATTTCTATGAAGAGCTTTGCAACGAATTCCCAATCATCTCCATTGAAGATGGTTTAGATGAAAACGACTGGGAAGGTCACAAGCTTCTAACTGATCGCATTGGTAATAAAGTTCAGCTTGTTGGGGACGATCTATTCGTAACAAACACGAAGAAGCTAGCTGAAGGTATCGAAAAGGGTATCTCAAACTCTATCCTAATCAAAGTGAACCAAATCGGTACACTAACAGAAACTTTTGATGCTATTGAAATGGCGAAGCGTGCTGGCTACACAGCTGTTGTTTCTCACCGCTCTGGTGAAACAGAAGATGCTACCATTGCAGACATCGCTGTTGCAACAAACGCTGGTCAAATCAAGACTGGTTCTATGTCTCGTACAGACCGTATCGCAAAATACAACCAATTACTTCGCATCGAAGACGAACTTGGCGAGCAAGCAGTATACGCTGGCATCAAGTCTTTCTATAACTTAAAGAAGTAA
- a CDS encoding alpha/beta hydrolase has translation MKIVTPKPFTFGKGKRAVLLLHGFTGNTADVRMLGRFLEKKGYTCHAPLYKGHGVPPEELVQSGPEDWWQDVKAGYEFLKSQGHKEIAAVGLSLGGVFSLKLGYTLPIKGIVPMCAPAYIKSEEVMYEGILDYAREYKRLEGKTEQEVEQEMQEFQKTPMKTLKALQDLIADVRDHIDMIYAPLLVVQARHDHMINPDSANLIYTQAESVQKELKWYEESGHAITLDKEKDQLHEDIYQFLEGLDWEE, from the coding sequence ATGAAAATTGTTACACCAAAACCATTTACATTTGGAAAAGGAAAGCGTGCGGTCTTATTATTGCATGGCTTTACGGGTAATACAGCTGATGTCCGTATGCTTGGCCGATTCCTTGAGAAAAAGGGCTATACCTGTCATGCACCTTTATATAAGGGTCATGGAGTACCGCCGGAGGAATTAGTCCAATCCGGACCTGAGGATTGGTGGCAGGATGTAAAAGCTGGCTATGAGTTTTTAAAAAGTCAGGGTCATAAAGAAATTGCGGCAGTCGGGCTCTCACTTGGTGGGGTATTTTCCTTAAAATTAGGATACACTTTACCTATAAAGGGAATTGTGCCAATGTGCGCGCCTGCTTATATAAAAAGTGAAGAAGTCATGTATGAAGGAATCCTAGACTATGCCCGCGAATATAAAAGACTAGAAGGCAAAACAGAGCAAGAGGTTGAGCAAGAAATGCAGGAGTTTCAAAAAACACCCATGAAGACACTCAAGGCCCTGCAAGACTTAATTGCTGATGTACGCGATCATATTGATATGATTTATGCGCCGCTTTTGGTGGTACAGGCAAGGCATGATCATATGATCAATCCAGATAGTGCAAATCTTATCTACACTCAAGCGGAATCCGTACAAAAGGAGCTGAAATGGTATGAAGAATCAGGACATGCCATTACATTGGATAAAGAAAAGGACCAGCTTCACGAAGACATTTATCAATTTTTAGAAGGACTTGACTGGGAAGAATAA
- the secG gene encoding preprotein translocase subunit SecG: MHTILITLLVIVSIALIVVVLLQSGKSAGLSGAISGGAEQLFGKQKARGLDLVLQRLTIVLSVLFFVLAIVVAYFGI; encoded by the coding sequence CTGCATACAATATTAATTACATTACTAGTGATTGTATCGATCGCTCTAATTGTTGTCGTTCTACTTCAATCTGGAAAAAGTGCAGGTTTATCTGGGGCCATTTCAGGTGGAGCAGAGCAGTTATTTGGTAAACAAAAAGCGCGCGGACTCGATTTAGTCCTTCAGCGTTTAACTATTGTATTATCTGTATTATTCTTTGTATTGGCAATCGTTGTCGCTTATTTTGGAATATAA
- the clpP gene encoding ATP-dependent Clp endopeptidase proteolytic subunit ClpP codes for MNLIPTVIEQTNRGERAYDIYSRLLKDRIIMLGSGIDDNVANSIVAQLLFLEAENPEKDISIYINSPGGSITAGMAIYDTMQFIKPDVQTICIGMAASMGAFLLTAGAPGKRYALPNAEVMIHQPLGGAQGQATEIEIAAKRILFLREKLNTILSERTGQPLEVISRDTDRDNFMTAERAKEYGLIDHIISRSNAVEKNDK; via the coding sequence ATGAATTTAATCCCAACAGTTATTGAACAAACAAACCGCGGGGAACGAGCATATGATATTTATTCCCGACTGTTAAAAGACCGTATTATTATGCTAGGAAGCGGAATTGATGATAACGTAGCAAACTCGATTGTTGCACAATTACTTTTCCTTGAAGCAGAAAATCCTGAGAAGGATATATCCATTTATATTAACAGCCCTGGTGGAAGCATCACAGCTGGAATGGCGATCTATGATACTATGCAGTTCATTAAACCGGATGTACAAACCATTTGTATTGGTATGGCTGCCTCAATGGGTGCCTTCCTACTAACTGCTGGTGCACCTGGAAAGCGCTATGCTCTTCCAAATGCAGAAGTCATGATTCACCAGCCACTTGGCGGTGCACAGGGTCAGGCAACTGAAATTGAAATTGCTGCTAAGCGTATCCTTTTCCTACGCGAAAAATTAAATACGATTCTTTCAGAGCGCACAGGTCAGCCGCTTGAAGTCATTTCTCGCGATACTGATCGTGACAACTTCATGACAGCAGAAAGAGCAAAGGAATATGGCCTAATTGACCATATTATTTCACGCAGCAATGCTGTTGAAAAGAATGATAAATAA
- the tpiA gene encoding triose-phosphate isomerase, producing the protein MRKPIIAGNWKMHKTLPEAKSFMEEIIKAVPSNEKVESVVCAPALFLHSLVELAKNTDVKIGAQNMHFEEKGAFTGEISPVALADLGVQYVIIGHSERREMFNETDESVNQKVLAAFKHNLIPIVCCGETLEQRESGVTNEFVASQVQKALAGLSAEQAKETVIAYEPIWAIGTGKSSTAQDANEVCAHIRSVVSEQFSAEVAEAVRIQYGGSVKPENIKEYMTESDIDGALVGGASLEAASFLQLLEGGKNE; encoded by the coding sequence ATGCGCAAACCAATTATCGCGGGAAACTGGAAAATGCATAAGACCCTTCCTGAAGCCAAAAGCTTTATGGAAGAAATCATCAAGGCAGTTCCATCAAATGAGAAAGTAGAGTCCGTTGTATGTGCTCCAGCTTTATTTTTGCATAGTTTGGTGGAGCTTGCGAAAAATACAGATGTAAAAATCGGTGCTCAAAATATGCACTTTGAAGAAAAAGGTGCTTTTACAGGTGAAATCAGCCCGGTTGCCTTAGCAGACCTTGGTGTACAGTATGTGATTATCGGTCACTCTGAACGCCGTGAGATGTTTAATGAAACAGATGAGTCTGTGAACCAAAAGGTATTGGCTGCTTTTAAACATAACTTGATTCCGATCGTTTGCTGTGGTGAAACATTAGAGCAGCGTGAAAGCGGCGTAACAAATGAGTTTGTCGCTTCTCAAGTTCAGAAAGCTCTTGCAGGACTTTCAGCAGAGCAGGCGAAAGAGACGGTCATTGCCTATGAACCAATCTGGGCGATTGGCACTGGTAAGTCTTCAACAGCACAGGATGCGAACGAAGTATGTGCCCATATTCGTTCCGTTGTGTCAGAGCAGTTTTCAGCAGAAGTAGCGGAGGCAGTCCGCATTCAATACGGCGGCAGTGTAAAGCCGGAAAATATCAAGGAATATATGACAGAATCAGACATCGATGGAGCCTTAGTTGGAGGCGCCAGCTTAGAAGCGGCATCTTTCCTACAATTGTTGGAGGGTGGAAAGAATGAGTAA
- a CDS encoding hydrolase — protein sequence MSYMGFRQGEVMGVQDNGNGRCRGCVCNQLRELQTGTSVDVFLCGGTMFAGLTFVNFNDDTCCAYFSENGSILVLDCGKVQALRVVNCCNGNG from the coding sequence ATGAGTTATATGGGATTTCGTCAAGGCGAAGTAATGGGTGTTCAAGATAATGGTAATGGCAGATGTAGAGGCTGTGTATGTAACCAGCTTAGAGAATTGCAAACAGGTACTTCTGTCGATGTGTTTTTATGTGGAGGCACTATGTTTGCCGGATTAACATTTGTCAACTTTAATGATGATACCTGCTGTGCTTATTTTAGTGAAAATGGCTCCATTCTTGTCTTAGATTGTGGAAAAGTCCAAGCGCTTCGGGTTGTCAATTGCTGTAATGGCAATGGCTAA
- a CDS encoding HPr family phosphocarrier protein gives MVEKQVEVKLKTGLQARPAALFVQEANRFLSNVYLEKDGKKVNAKSIMGLMSLALGSGSTVLLSAEGSDENEAIEELSKYIEQED, from the coding sequence ATGGTAGAAAAACAGGTTGAAGTGAAATTGAAAACAGGTTTGCAAGCTCGTCCTGCTGCTTTGTTTGTACAAGAAGCTAATCGATTTTTATCAAATGTTTATTTAGAAAAAGACGGTAAAAAGGTAAATGCAAAAAGTATTATGGGGCTTATGAGCCTTGCTCTTGGTTCAGGAAGCACGGTGCTATTGAGTGCAGAGGGAAGTGATGAGAACGAAGCGATTGAAGAACTGTCAAAGTATATTGAGCAGGAAGATTAA
- a CDS encoding sugar-binding transcriptional regulator, with protein sequence MKSMIELQKRLLPDLLPTIQKRFQILRFIGAMEPVGRRSLAASLGLTERVLRSEVEFLKLQKLLFSTTAGMSLTEDGRELVEELQSYIREIMGIDEMEASLKKMLGINKVIIVSGDSEESPWVKDELGKACVTSINNNLTGENIIAVTGGTTMAAVAEMMSPQSQDRQLLFVPARGGIGEDVKNQANTICSKMAEKTGSKHRVLYVPDQVSNEMYQSMKKDPEIKAVLDLIKSANMVLHGIGDAITMAKRRKTSAEDINKLEESAAVGEAFGYYFNEAGEVVHKVQTIGMQLKDLEKVNHVIAIAGGASKAKAIRAYMKQAPTSTVLITDEAAATKLLQG encoded by the coding sequence ATGAAATCAATGATTGAATTACAAAAAAGATTATTACCTGACCTGCTACCTACTATCCAAAAAAGATTTCAAATTCTCCGTTTTATCGGAGCGATGGAGCCAGTCGGTCGGAGAAGTCTTGCTGCTTCTCTTGGTTTGACAGAGAGAGTGTTAAGAAGCGAGGTAGAATTCCTGAAGCTGCAAAAGCTCTTATTCAGCACGACAGCTGGAATGAGCTTGACAGAAGATGGAAGAGAGCTCGTGGAAGAACTCCAGAGCTACATCCGTGAGATTATGGGAATTGATGAAATGGAAGCAAGCCTTAAGAAGATGCTTGGGATAAACAAGGTCATCATCGTTTCCGGGGACAGTGAAGAATCTCCTTGGGTGAAGGATGAACTTGGAAAAGCATGTGTTACAAGCATAAATAATAATTTAACAGGAGAAAATATCATTGCAGTAACCGGCGGTACTACTATGGCTGCAGTTGCCGAAATGATGTCTCCGCAGTCACAGGATCGTCAATTATTATTTGTTCCAGCTCGTGGCGGTATTGGGGAGGATGTCAAAAATCAAGCCAATACGATTTGCTCGAAAATGGCAGAAAAAACGGGCTCGAAGCATCGTGTTCTTTATGTACCTGATCAAGTAAGCAATGAGATGTATCAATCGATGAAAAAGGATCCGGAAATTAAAGCAGTTTTGGATTTAATCAAATCGGCCAACATGGTTTTGCATGGAATTGGAGATGCTATAACCATGGCCAAGCGTCGAAAGACAAGTGCAGAGGACATCAACAAGCTTGAAGAGTCTGCAGCTGTCGGAGAAGCCTTTGGCTACTACTTTAATGAAGCTGGTGAGGTTGTTCATAAAGTGCAGACAATCGGCATGCAGCTGAAGGACCTTGAGAAGGTTAACCATGTTATTGCGATAGCAGGTGGTGCTTCAAAAGCAAAAGCGATTCGTGCTTATATGAAGCAGGCGCCGACATCAACTGTATTAATTACAGATGAAGCGGCAGCAACTAAGTTGTTACAAGGGTAA
- the gpmI gene encoding 2,3-bisphosphoglycerate-independent phosphoglycerate mutase, whose translation MSKAPVALIILDGFGCRDEQKGNAVAQAKKPNFDRLWKQFPHNHLGASGESVGLPDGQMGNSEVGHMNIGAGRIVYQNFTRVNIAIREGEFEKNETFLDAVNHVKQHDSALHLFGLLSDGGVHSHITHMYALLRMAADHGLKKVYVHGFLDGRDVGPQTADIYISEALEKMKEYGVGEFATISGRYYSMDRDKRWERVEKCYRSMVYGEGPSYTDPLQVVKDSYENGIYDEFVLPSVITKENGEPVATIQNNDAVIFYNFRPDRAIQISNTFTNEDFRSFDRGEKHPSPLHFVCLTHFSESVNGYVAFKPTNLDNTLGEVLAQNNLTQLRIAETEKYPHVTFFLSGGREDAFPGEERILINSPKVATYDLQPEMSAYEVTDALLKEIAADKFDAIILNFANPDMVGHSGMLEPTIKAVETVDECLGKVVDAILAKGGHAIITADHGNADEVITIDDKPMTAHTTNPVPVIVTKEGVTIRDGGILADLAPTILDLLGVEKPAEMTGTTIIKA comes from the coding sequence ATGAGTAAAGCGCCTGTTGCGTTAATTATTTTAGACGGTTTTGGCTGCCGGGACGAGCAAAAGGGAAATGCAGTGGCCCAGGCAAAGAAACCAAATTTTGACCGTTTGTGGAAGCAGTTCCCGCATAACCATTTAGGTGCCAGCGGTGAATCAGTTGGTCTTCCAGATGGGCAAATGGGAAATTCAGAGGTTGGCCATATGAATATCGGTGCTGGCCGAATTGTGTATCAAAACTTTACCCGCGTAAACATTGCGATTCGTGAAGGTGAATTTGAGAAAAATGAAACCTTCCTTGATGCGGTAAACCATGTAAAGCAGCATGATTCTGCCCTTCATTTATTTGGCCTATTATCTGACGGTGGTGTGCACAGCCATATTACCCATATGTATGCATTACTACGTATGGCAGCAGACCACGGTCTGAAGAAGGTGTACGTACACGGATTTTTAGACGGTCGTGATGTAGGTCCGCAAACAGCTGATATCTATATTAGTGAAGCACTGGAAAAAATGAAGGAATACGGCGTTGGTGAATTTGCCACGATTTCTGGTCGTTACTATTCAATGGACCGTGATAAGCGCTGGGAGCGTGTCGAAAAATGCTACCGTTCGATGGTATACGGTGAGGGTCCTTCCTACACTGATCCATTACAGGTTGTGAAAGACAGCTATGAGAACGGCATTTATGATGAGTTTGTGCTTCCTTCTGTCATTACAAAGGAAAATGGTGAGCCGGTTGCGACGATTCAAAACAATGACGCGGTGATTTTCTATAATTTCCGTCCAGACCGTGCCATCCAAATTTCGAACACATTTACGAATGAAGACTTCCGTTCGTTCGATCGTGGGGAAAAGCATCCATCCCCATTACATTTTGTATGCTTAACCCATTTCAGTGAATCGGTTAACGGCTATGTGGCCTTTAAACCAACGAACCTGGATAACACACTTGGGGAGGTTTTAGCGCAAAATAACTTAACACAGTTACGTATCGCTGAAACAGAGAAATATCCTCATGTTACGTTCTTCCTAAGCGGTGGACGTGAAGACGCATTCCCTGGTGAAGAGCGAATTTTAATTAATTCACCAAAGGTTGCCACATATGATTTACAGCCTGAAATGAGTGCCTATGAAGTGACGGATGCACTTCTTAAAGAAATTGCAGCGGATAAATTTGACGCGATTATTTTGAACTTCGCAAACCCAGACATGGTAGGACATTCCGGTATGCTGGAACCAACCATTAAAGCCGTTGAAACGGTTGATGAGTGCTTAGGTAAAGTCGTCGATGCCATCCTTGCTAAAGGCGGTCACGCCATCATCACAGCTGACCACGGAAATGCGGATGAAGTTATCACAATTGATGACAAGCCAATGACAGCTCACACAACGAATCCGGTACCGGTTATTGTAACGAAAGAGGGCGTAACCATCCGTGACGGTGGTATTCTAGCGGACCTTGCCCCAACCATCCTAGATCTACTAGGAGTAGAAAAACCAGCTGAAATGACTGGAACGACGATTATTAAAGCGTAA
- the gap gene encoding type I glyceraldehyde-3-phosphate dehydrogenase yields MTVKIGINGFGRIGRNVLRAALNNPNVEVVAVNDLTDANMLAHLLKYDSVHGILNVEVSVNGNNLVVNGKEIIVKAERNPADLGWGDLGVEVVVESTGRFTKREDAAKHLEAGAKKVVISAPASDEDITIVMGVNEDQYDAANHHVLSNASCTTNCLAPFAKVLNDKFGIKRGMMTTIHSYTNDQQILDLPHKDYRRARAAAENMIPTSTGAAKAVSLVLPELKGKLNGMAVRVPTPNVSLVDLVAELEKEVTAEDVNAALKAAAEGELKGVLQYSDEPLVSRDYNGDPHSSSVDGLSTMVMEGNMVKVISWYDNETGYSTRVVDLVDYIAKKGL; encoded by the coding sequence ATGACAGTAAAAATTGGTATTAATGGTTTTGGAAGAATCGGACGTAACGTATTACGTGCTGCACTAAATAACCCGAATGTAGAAGTGGTAGCTGTTAACGATTTAACAGATGCAAACATGCTTGCACACCTTTTAAAATATGATTCAGTACACGGAATTTTAAATGTTGAAGTATCTGTAAACGGCAATAACCTAGTCGTTAATGGAAAAGAAATCATTGTTAAAGCTGAACGTAATCCAGCTGACCTAGGCTGGGGAGATCTTGGCGTAGAAGTAGTAGTTGAATCAACTGGACGCTTCACAAAGCGTGAAGATGCAGCGAAACACCTTGAAGCAGGTGCGAAAAAGGTTGTTATCTCTGCTCCAGCATCTGACGAAGATATCACAATCGTAATGGGTGTTAACGAAGACCAATATGATGCGGCAAACCATCATGTACTTTCTAACGCATCATGTACAACAAACTGCTTAGCTCCATTTGCAAAGGTTCTTAATGACAAATTTGGCATTAAGCGTGGTATGATGACAACGATTCACTCATATACTAATGACCAGCAAATTCTAGATTTACCACACAAGGATTACCGTCGTGCTCGTGCAGCAGCTGAGAACATGATTCCAACTTCAACTGGTGCAGCGAAGGCAGTATCTCTAGTATTACCAGAGCTTAAAGGTAAATTAAACGGTATGGCAGTACGTGTACCAACTCCTAACGTTTCATTAGTTGACCTTGTTGCTGAGCTTGAGAAAGAAGTAACAGCTGAAGATGTAAATGCAGCATTAAAAGCAGCTGCTGAAGGTGAATTAAAAGGAGTTCTTCAATACAGTGACGAGCCACTAGTATCTAGAGATTATAACGGTGACCCACATTCTTCTTCTGTTGATGGACTTTCCACAATGGTAATGGAAGGAAACATGGTTAAAGTTATTTCTTGGTACGATAACGAAACTGGTTACTCTACTCGTGTAGTTGACCTAGTTGATTATATTGCAAAAAAAGGTCTTTAA
- a CDS encoding phosphoglycerate kinase has product MNKKSVKDIDLKGKRVFCRVDFNVPMQDGQITDETRIRAALPTIQYMQEQGAKVILASHLGRPKGQVVEEMRLTPVAKRLSELLSKDVKKADEAHGDSVKSLIAEMNEGDVLLLENVRFYPGEEKNDPELAKAFAELADIYVNDAFGAAHRAHASTEGIAHHLPAVSGFLMDKELEVIGKALSNPERPFTAIIGGAKVKDKIGVIDNLLEKVDNLIIGGGLAYTFVKAQGHEVGNSLLEEDKIELAKTFMEKAKEKGVNFYMPIDAVVADKFGADANTNNVSIEEIPSDWEALDIGPKTAELYADVIKKSKLVIWNGPMGVFEIDKFANGTKAVAEALAASNDTYSIIGGGDSAAAVEKFNLAEKMSHISTGGGASLEFMEGKELPGVVALNDK; this is encoded by the coding sequence TTGAATAAAAAGAGCGTAAAAGATATTGATTTAAAAGGGAAAAGAGTATTTTGCCGCGTTGATTTTAACGTACCAATGCAGGATGGTCAGATTACAGATGAAACCCGTATTCGTGCGGCACTTCCAACCATCCAGTACATGCAGGAGCAAGGAGCAAAGGTCATTCTTGCTAGCCACTTAGGACGTCCAAAAGGACAAGTAGTAGAAGAAATGCGTTTGACACCGGTTGCTAAGAGATTATCAGAACTACTTAGCAAGGATGTTAAAAAAGCGGACGAGGCTCACGGCGATTCAGTCAAATCACTTATCGCTGAAATGAATGAAGGCGATGTCCTCCTGCTTGAAAATGTTCGTTTCTACCCTGGAGAAGAAAAAAATGATCCGGAATTAGCGAAGGCTTTTGCGGAATTAGCAGATATATATGTAAATGATGCATTTGGAGCTGCACACCGTGCCCATGCATCAACAGAAGGAATCGCCCATCATCTTCCTGCAGTATCCGGCTTCTTAATGGATAAAGAGCTTGAGGTAATCGGCAAAGCCCTTTCTAACCCAGAACGCCCATTTACAGCGATTATTGGTGGAGCAAAGGTAAAGGATAAGATTGGTGTCATTGATAATCTGTTAGAGAAGGTTGATAATCTGATTATTGGCGGCGGTCTTGCTTATACGTTTGTGAAAGCACAGGGTCATGAGGTAGGGAACTCTCTTTTAGAAGAAGATAAGATTGAACTAGCAAAGACCTTTATGGAAAAGGCAAAGGAGAAGGGTGTCAACTTCTATATGCCAATTGATGCCGTTGTGGCAGATAAATTTGGTGCAGATGCCAATACAAATAATGTTTCCATTGAAGAGATTCCGTCCGATTGGGAAGCGTTGGATATCGGTCCGAAAACGGCTGAGCTATATGCTGACGTCATCAAAAAGTCGAAACTTGTCATTTGGAATGGCCCAATGGGTGTTTTTGAAATCGATAAATTCGCTAATGGTACGAAGGCAGTCGCTGAGGCCTTAGCAGCTTCGAACGATACATATTCGATTATCGGCGGTGGCGATTCAGCTGCAGCAGTTGAGAAGTTCAACCTTGCCGAAAAAATGAGCCATATCTCAACTGGTGGTGGTGCTTCCTTGGAATTCATGGAAGGTAAAGAGCTGCCAGGTGTTGTAGCACTGAACGATAAATAA
- a CDS encoding glutaredoxin family protein encodes MKVVTLFTRNGCHLCDIAKEIIMELKNDFDFAYEECDIEERDEWTEAYGLMIPVILLDGKEVQYGQIDKTLLYKAFSEK; translated from the coding sequence ATGAAGGTTGTAACACTGTTTACCAGAAATGGATGTCATTTATGCGATATAGCAAAGGAAATCATCATGGAGCTCAAAAATGATTTCGATTTTGCTTATGAAGAATGTGATATTGAAGAACGGGATGAATGGACTGAGGCGTATGGCTTAATGATTCCCGTTATTCTATTAGATGGGAAAGAAGTCCAATATGGACAAATAGACAAAACCTTATTATATAAAGCGTTTTCAGAAAAATAA